From one Deltaproteobacteria bacterium GWA2_45_12 genomic stretch:
- a CDS encoding endonuclease encodes MDTKLKGDLAEQATVLHSLKRGWGVLKPIGDRLSYDLVFDINGVLSKVQVKSAWFDRIKGNYVVDNRRTKTNRRKMVRKNYLSSDFDFALVYIEELDLFYVFPSKVFIGYGSEIHLVEASKRQRKPASASYRDAWKLISQWAVQKETFVRKPVKLGEAVSRVIPSQAQPMLKLVEKV; translated from the coding sequence ATGGATACCAAGCTAAAGGGTGATCTGGCTGAACAGGCCACCGTGCTTCATTCATTGAAGCGGGGTTGGGGGGTACTCAAGCCCATCGGAGACAGGTTAAGCTATGACCTGGTTTTCGATATTAATGGTGTGCTTTCCAAGGTCCAGGTGAAGTCAGCTTGGTTTGACCGTATTAAAGGCAATTATGTTGTCGATAATCGTCGAACCAAAACAAATCGGCGAAAGATGGTTCGTAAAAATTATCTTTCCAGTGATTTTGACTTTGCTCTTGTTTACATAGAGGAATTAGATCTCTTCTATGTTTTCCCTAGTAAGGTATTTATTGGCTACGGCAGTGAAATTCACTTAGTCGAAGCCTCCAAGCGCCAAAGGAAGCCAGCTTCTGCAAGCTATCGTGACGCTTGGAAATTAATTTCGCAGTGGGCTGTACAGAAGGAAACTTTTGTACGAAAACCTGTCAAACTCGGGGAAGCCGTTAGCAGGGTAATCCCGAGCCAAGCTCAGCCAATGTTAAAATTGGTTGAGAAGGTGTAG
- a CDS encoding acyl-CoA dehydrogenase, protein MLTHHQNRLGFTPEHEIFRKTVRTYVEKELLPYKEKWESEKSVPRDVFKKLGDQGFLGITHDPKYGGSGCDYWYKVVFAEEMLACRMHGFVMDVFVQTDITTPAIAKLATEEQKQEVLVPAIKGEKILSLGVTEPNTGSDVAHIRTTAKKEGDYYIVDGAKMFITNGSRADYIVLAVRTGGALKESWNNAHQGISFLIFPTKDEKGNTTPGFSVGRKLKKMGNDSSDTAELSFQGCRIHKRYLLGEENRGFYYIMQNFQGERLIAAIMGTASCRMMLEDALAYGRQREAFGQPIINFQVWRQRFAQSWAETEACQELTYRACDLFNRNIPCVKEISMAKLISSELANKIAYECTQFFGGMGYMQETDISRFYRDVRLLSIGGGTSEIMREIIAKSQGF, encoded by the coding sequence ATGCTTACACATCACCAGAATCGTTTGGGTTTCACCCCTGAACACGAAATTTTTCGCAAAACAGTCCGCACTTATGTTGAAAAAGAATTACTCCCCTATAAAGAAAAGTGGGAATCCGAAAAATCAGTCCCGCGGGATGTGTTCAAAAAACTGGGAGATCAAGGTTTTTTAGGAATTACTCACGACCCAAAGTATGGGGGAAGTGGATGCGATTATTGGTACAAAGTGGTCTTTGCCGAAGAAATGCTTGCCTGCCGCATGCATGGCTTTGTCATGGATGTGTTTGTGCAAACCGACATCACCACACCCGCCATTGCCAAATTAGCCACCGAAGAACAAAAACAGGAAGTCCTTGTTCCTGCTATTAAGGGCGAAAAAATTCTTTCCTTGGGGGTTACTGAACCAAATACGGGTTCCGATGTGGCTCACATCCGCACTACGGCCAAAAAAGAGGGGGACTATTATATTGTGGATGGGGCCAAAATGTTTATCACCAACGGGTCGCGCGCCGACTATATTGTCCTGGCTGTCCGCACCGGAGGTGCACTCAAGGAAAGCTGGAATAATGCCCACCAAGGTATTAGTTTTCTTATCTTTCCCACCAAGGATGAAAAAGGAAATACGACTCCCGGATTTTCTGTGGGCCGCAAATTAAAAAAGATGGGAAACGATTCCTCTGACACCGCGGAACTTTCTTTTCAAGGGTGCCGTATCCATAAAAGATATTTGCTGGGTGAGGAAAATCGCGGTTTTTATTACATCATGCAAAACTTCCAGGGGGAACGGCTGATCGCCGCCATTATGGGCACCGCAAGCTGTCGCATGATGTTAGAAGACGCCCTGGCCTATGGCCGACAAAGAGAAGCCTTTGGACAACCCATCATCAATTTCCAAGTATGGCGCCAACGCTTTGCCCAAAGCTGGGCTGAGACTGAAGCTTGCCAAGAATTAACTTATCGCGCATGCGATCTGTTTAACCGTAACATCCCCTGTGTTAAAGAAATATCGATGGCCAAATTAATTTCTTCAGAATTGGCCAATAAGATTGCCTATGAATGCACCCAATTTTTTGGGGGTATGGGTTACATGCAAGAAACGGACATCTCCCGCTTCTACCGCGATGTGCGTTTGTTATCCATTGGGGGTGGCACCAGCGAAATCATGCGCGAGATCATCGCCAAGAGTCAGGGGTTTTAG